The nucleotide window GACAAACCAACCAGAAgcagcaaattcaacaaatcCTGAAGCCGATAATTCCACAGATCTGCAATTTCAGATTATGAGGATGCAGAATCTGAAAATGCAGCAACAAAAATTCTAGAATCAGTATTGCATTCGAAACACacagaaaaacagcacaccacAGGAGCAGAGGGAGATtcatcatattttaattttgtatttcaatCACAACAGCAGCGACAAGAAGAATCAATCAAACGTCCAGATCAATCACAATTTCAACATCCAGATTCGGTTTTAACAGGATCTACAGATCAAACCACGGTTCAAACCTCAGTTACAGTATCATCAATCACAATTCGGGATAAGACAACACAAGCAATTCAACAAGTAGAAGATTCCGAGGCATATTGGGAATTACCTAGCGTGATTGCGATTGTCGGTGTCAAGGCTGTTGTACCAGCAGTGGATGGCACTACTCTGGGCAATGGTGATGGGACCAGAAGCGGCGTCGTCGCGATGGAGCAGGGAAGTTCGCGGATCCAGAACCGACAAAGGTGAGGGTGCCGCGACCGCCACCGAAACCACCGCATCTGAACTCGAATGCGGTGGTCTTGGTCGTTGCCGACGACGCTTCAGTGCTGAATAGAGGGGGCGGCTTCGAGGATGAAGCACCAGCAGATCTGACTCGGTAGCGGCGCCGTGGATGGCGCCTCTGTGAAGGAGGAGCAGATGCTCGCGGCGGTCTTGTGTGAACATGCACTGACAGAGATTAAGGCGGAGGGTGTAACGGACGCAGGAGAGGGTTGGGACGCAGGGGCGGTTGTGGGCAGAGAGGCGACCAGACGGACCGCGCTTGAAGCGAAGCCTCCCGAGACGAACGTCGTGGCGGCAGCAAGTCGATCATGGTGTGTTTCTCCGATTGTGGCCAAACCACCACCACTGACGGCGGCGATCTTCCCCTGGGAGCGCGACGATGAGACTAGAACAGAGCAGTGGGACACGGTGGTTGTGGAGGGTGCGCATGGGGCAATAAACGGTGTCTTTGACGGTGGAAATCGCGGCGACCAGCGTGCTCCATGGTCGGTGATCGTCGTGGGGGACACAAGGAAGAAGGGGGTTCGCGCGAGTGTCGATAGAAAAGACGGTGGCCAAGGAGCTCCATGGATGGATGGCAGCCGTGTTCCAAGGGAGAACTACTGGGTTCTATGCAAAGGACTTCTGGAAATGAATGGAGAGGCCATGCTATTGGAATTAGGCTTTTTTGGTaagaaccaaactcaaattcATTCTCAACAAAGTGGGTTAAAAATTGGGCCAAACatcaaagaaaattattttaatcaagtgtcgggggttcgaatcccgccttgtgcatgcagcaacctattggccagcggcaaacccttaaatggagctcagtaccgcggcggattagtccttgacctgtcgggttgggggataccgtgggaaaccaaaaaaaaaaaaataacatcttggtggttaaaatttattttaggatGGGCCGTTGGCCCCGATATttactcaaaaaaaaatattttagcagtagcataaaaaatattgtttcaaGAATTTTATTAGGATTTATATTTTTCTGCCACTTTGAGGACAAGGTTGTTTTGAAAGGTAGAATAATGATAGGATTAGTATTGAGCTAgctcaattaaaaaattatactataaataaaaatataaagtaataatataaaatatgtatgaTGTAATTAGAAACTCTATTTTTTTtggctttaattttagaaatttttcttctattttctctaatCATCTCTAATTTTCTGtagtttttaatacaaattcgTACCATAAAGTAAGATAATATATGACGGAGATGAAGagattttacaaatttaaaagttaGTTATTTTGAATGAAGAAAATGATAAGAAATTCAATATGTATGagattaataaatcaataataaatgatagcaatatattttaaattttaatttgataaaagagATATAAACAATAGTAGATAAGTAGGATATATAATTATGTTAAAACAATTTTCATTTatccattaatttttttacgagataaaatttactaaattaaACTCCGTTTACACCGGTTCAGTGTAAGttgattttgattaaaaacGAAAGTATTTATATTCTGAATCAAATCAATATGATCAGTTTGATTTTATTTGGAAAATTACTTTgaactaaaataaacaaatttaaataaatttgaattgattaagccgttttatttttttattttgacttttataaatataacaCAAAATCTTGTCCTCTAATTCTCTCTGTGTCTGTTTGAAGGTAAGTTTTCAATCTGACAATTTCTACTTCTCTTTAATTCTAGAATTCTTTATTTTGTGTTGGATATAGGTTTTCTTTTAAAATGAgtaactttttgtttgatttttgttttcagattttgatttattttaaaaattttccattttttcaattttgtagGAAAATAAAGATCAAATTAAGATAATTAAGATTTTATATTGTCAATGTTTTGTCATCTAAAAATGTTATATGAATGCACAAAAAATTAGCTactgaaaaaattaaatattttgggTATACTAATCAAGCTTTTGTTGTAGAGTAATCAAATTTTTCTTACCAAAATCGTTAAACAATTTATGaacacaaaaaattcaaaaatacttaataaatacaaaaattaactaACACGTATCTATGTTTATTGATAGAATCTGATGGGGCTACAAGACTAATTATTGAGAATGATGTTTCGCCATTTTTCTGTACACCtcttatatatgttttttatgGTATAATAAAAGACAAATCTTTT belongs to Arachis duranensis cultivar V14167 chromosome 8, aradu.V14167.gnm2.J7QH, whole genome shotgun sequence and includes:
- the LOC107462790 gene encoding uncharacterized protein LOC107462790 isoform X1, with protein sequence MFTQDRREHLLLLHRGAIHGAATESDLLVLHPRSRPLYSALKRRRQRPRPPHSSSDAVVSVAVAAPSPLSVLDPRTSLLHRDDAASGPITIAQSSAIHCWYNSLDTDNRNHARSVELSASGFVEFAASGWFVLNLEYWMLLLLDFG
- the LOC107462790 gene encoding uncharacterized protein LOC107462790 isoform X2, with the translated sequence MFTQDRREHLLLLHRGAIHGAATESDLLVLHPRSRPLYSALKRRRQRPRPPHSSSDAVVSVAVAAPSPLSVLDPRTSLLHRDDAASGPITIAQSSAIHCWYNSLDTDNRNHARFCILII